The segment aacatttatgatatcaactaagtattattaagttctttattaattatatttcatagtatatctatttgatgccacaaaactttgtaattttttgtataattttggtcaaacttgaaatgctttgactttccaagattgacttacaatttgggatggagaaaGTAGTATTTAGTAACGTGGTCAGGTTCCCGTGGCTACCAACTTATCCAAGCTGAAGTCAGCTATTTTATAGATGCTGTGTGGAATAGATATTTCTTGCTATGCATTGTTCTTCTTAAGGAATCAAGATTTTATTCTGACGTGTTGTTTAACATGTTGGCAGGAGAAATTCAATGACTATCTTTGCCGCGAAGGCGAGAGGCTTAGGCAGCAGGACAGAGCCGCGATCGGCCGAAGCTAGAGAGGAAGCTGTAGCTTGATTGATATCAATAGAGCAATAACTTTTCAAATTTACAAGGAAGAATCCTGCCTCCCTACTAGAACAAGCTGTCTAGGATGGAATCCATCTACTAGCTTTCACTTTCCTGAGCAAAACTTGCTGCATATAACAATAAATAAATTGACTCTGGTTTCTGTTCTTTCTGCAACCTGCACAGAGTTCCTTGATTTTGTTTTAAAATTTAAAGGGATACGacctatttctattttttcaCCTTCTGATTCTGATTATTTGTTTTGTAATGCTCTGTGTATCAGTTCATAATAAGCACAATGATAAAGTTCCTTTGTGTGATTGGAGCTTCATATCCTATTTCAATGGCGGAACTTTTGGCAATTTAGTCTACAATGTAGATGTCATAATCCTGGATGTATTCAACTTGGTTGATACTGTACATGGTGAAAAAAATGTGCTTAAATTTAGTTGTACAGGGTAAGTAATTTAAGATGACTTGGAGGTAAGTCTTTGTTGTTACTGTGAGGTTGAATCATAGCAATTTTAATGTAGTTTTAAGATAGCGTTGTTTTGGGTGTTAACTGCAACCTGCTTGGGAGTCTGCTTTGAAGTGGATTCTAAAGGTTTGTGATTGATTCAGTTTTGATCTATGTGTCTTCCTTTTTTCTCCTTAGGCACAAGCAACCAAGACGCTGTTGAACTGAACTTGTCATAGCCTGTACTATAATATTCATATGCCACTAAGGCCTTGTCTACACGAAATTTTTTTGGTCCacagtagtatttttgtttgtatttagtaattattgtccaatcatggactaactagactcaaaagattcgtcaaattacaaataaactgtgcaattaattattgtttttatttatatttaatgctctatacatgtgccgcaagattcgatgtgacgaggaatattgaatagtttttggtttttgggtggaactaaacaaggctgacGACATTGTTGAACTGAACTTGTCATAGCCTGTACTATAATTAATATATATGCCACTAAAGCCCTGTTTGGTTAGAGGTGGTAAACTTTACCGcatatcacatcgaatgtttggacacatgcatgaagtattaaatagacaatttacgaaactaaaaacacagctagagaataatttgcgagacgaatcttttgagtcttagATAGTGTTGTCAATGTTTTGtgattgtttttttttattccttGAGGTTCTCTAAATTGCATGAGTATTGGCATATGCGGTGTATTGGCATTCCATTGGTTATTGTTGTAGCACAGGAAGTATTCCGGCCTCCAACATTCACCCATGATTGAGTAGCACAAACTTCTCGTAGCTTATGGTGATCATATATATACTCCTAGTGGTACGCTTATGCAACTTGATCGGTTGTGTGGATCTTGTTTATATATATGCCAGTGTACAATGCAAGAAAGAGCAGACCATCAAGGACGATCGATCAATTGAGGTACATCAACCAAAGAAAAAGGGACCTCAATAAGGAGGGAGATCTATCTCATCTTGCCTGTTCTTTTCGCCTTTGACCAATCAAGTTTTTCTGTTATTCTAAGAATTTTAGAAAACTTGTGACCAGTATAGCCGAGGAATTTGTGATTATAGGACTCCAATCGTATGGGTTTCGCTATAATATGACTCTAAACATTTGCTTAGCTAAAATGACTTCTGAATCGTTAATGCTTTGCTATTATAACATTTGAGACTTAATTTGAACATTTTGTACTTAAATCTCTTCCAAACTCGAAATATTTTTAATTAATGGCCATATTGCCCCTAGGGGCTAATTAACAGAGCCTCGCCTGCTGCGCCTGGCCAGCTGCTGCCGtcttttcttgttcatgcatccgAAAGAGACCGAAACACTCCGACACTTCTTGCTGCTCGCTACCCGGCCGGCAAGCTGCTACGTGCTACGTCTGGGACGACGGCTTCTCGCAACCAGACCATAATTACCGTTGAGACAAAGCTGCTACGTGCTACGTCTGGGACGAAGGCTGCCGTGTTCGCGAGGCTCTGGGTGCCGTTCTGCGGGTGTGGAGCGAAATAATCACCAGATCATAATTAAAGTTGAGATAAAGCTGTGCTATTTTTGCAAAGCCCAGCAACCGGACCGGGCGCCACCACAAGTAGGGCTCCGTCTAGGGCTTCCAGAGGGTCTTCATCCATGATGAAACGCGGGAAGAAAGGAAGGAGGGCAGaggccggcggccggcgggcCGTGGACGGCGGCCGGTGGGCAGAGGCTCGGTCTACGGCCGGCGCGTCAGGAGTCGCGATGGAGGGCGGCGCGTGAGGAGTCGCGATGGAGGGTTACGTGAAACAGGCGACGTAAACGGTTGGGCAGGGATCGATCCATTACCTGAAGGGCATTATGACCAATATCTGAAAGTATTTAAATTTGGTTCAAGATTTGATTAGAATACGTTGAATTCAATGATCAAATGTCATAATAGCAAACTGTCAATGTTTCGGGAGTTATTTTTACAAAGCCGATGTTACAAATCCTATTATAGCGAAGCCCACACGATTGGAATGTTATAATAGCAAATTTCTCAGTATAGCCATAGCTTCGTGGAACGACATCAATTAGCTATTCCTTCTTTTCCTAGCTCAGTGTCACCAAAACAAACAACCATCCTACTCTACTAGCATCAATTACCCCATGCATCTCAAGCAAATCAACTATCATTCTGCACATTGAAAACCAATCACAACTGCTTGCTGAAAGACTTGTTGATCACAGTAGCATCAATTTCATTGTAGTTGGATGTCCTGAGGCAAAATTTGTCTATAATCTTTCGTGCATGATAAAATCATGTTTCGGTGTGAAGCATGGGGCAGGCAGATCCATCTAGGGACTGTTTGGTTAGAGTTGTTAAAGTTAAAaagatataataatatttttgttttatttgataaatagatatctaatcatagattaattaggcttaaaagatttgtttcgcaaattacatgcaagttgtgcaattatttattttttatctatatttaatacttcatgcatgtgtccaaatattcaaTGTGATATGAGTTAAAGTTTACCGAACTAAATGGGGCTAGGTCTCCAACACTGATACTGATATATTCAGTTTTGTTATACGCCCATGCTTGACACTGACAGTAAGGCATGTACGCGCGTACGGCTACTGTTCGATCGTGCAATTCGACGACTCGTATGTCGGAGTACTAGTATACGAGTGGTGTAGTATTCAGTAGATACTGTCAGAGTGTCAGTTTGTGACATACGGACATGGATGATTGATGGAATTGATAAAAAAAAAGGAGGGGGCAAAAGAAACCAAAACGATCCACCGCAACTGGATTGTTGAAAACCGTCAGCGGCACGGAGCAAACCGCCGCCTTTTTGCATCAGCATATGCATCTTGCTTTGCAGACTTGTAGCCCGTCCTGCGTGGAACCGCTAGCTTTTAGGgagtgtggtggtggtgggtggTAGTAATTAGTAAATTATGACTGGGAGACTGCACCTGTGCCGGCAaagatttatatatatatgctcaACTTGTAAATTCCGACGACATGTACGATAGTATATCTTCACCGGCTCCTGAATCTGATGACAGAAATTTTTTTCACTCAGAGTCCGTTGGTGTCATGTTTAGTTCACTCGGTCTGTAGCATTAGGGAGTTTTCATTCGTACTCGTCTGCCTGTAGGAAAACCCTTTTTTTCAACTGATTTCATTTTATTCGATTGAGTTTTATGAAGCATATGCACAAAGTACACCATGCCAATAAGGGCTAGTATTTCATATTTTCCTTGATGGCGATAAAAGATGTTACAGACAATAGTATGTAGCTATAGCTAGTACACACTACACAGCATGGATATAATCCATGCATGTTCACCGCAGACTGCAACCACCCTACGGCAGATAATACAGAAGCTAAGCTATGCTAATTAGCTCGCAGAGCAAGCTACCTACCTGCTGGTCTGCATTGCAGGGGCCTGATTATTGCATGAAATAGCTGGATTACTACACATACAACAGTAGAACAAATAATCTTGCATGGTTTGCTTTGTTTATCCTCAATCAAGGCCTGAAGAAGGCCGGGTGTGGCCTGCCGGTGCCCTGGTAAGAGGTGTTCTTGAGGTGCTCCGGTGCGTTCTCGAACGAGTGCCGTCTCGCCAGCGACAGGATCTTCTTGTCGGCGGCGATGAAGTAGGCCATCCCGGCAACCGTGGAGATGATGAGTGCCTGTCCGGTGGGGTTGATGTTGGCCTTCGCCCATGGCAGCATCCTCACGCTCGCCAGCTGAACAACAAAACAAAGGTCATGGATCTCGAAATGGTTAGATACGTAGTACAGCTTTTACGGATGGTATATGGCGATGCTGAAATAGATGAACGAACTGAACGATACTCACGGTGGGAACTGCAGAGGCGACGGTTGCTACAGCTGCTGCCTTAAACCCTGCCATGGTCGCCTCTGCATGTATATCAGACCACACATGTTCTCAAGCATCAGGCATCAGTAGTATAAAGCATTTCAGCTAGAACGGCTAATAAGTAAGGAAAGCAGACATCCATCATCTGAATCTGAAGACAGTAGTGTACTAGTATAGCCAGCTAGGTGATGATCGGATCAGCGTTCGTATGTGTTACCTCGGGAGCAGCGTTTGGCGAGGGCAAGCTTCTGGTCGAGGGACGCACGGCTCACCGTCGACATGGTGGTGGTTTCTTGATCCTGTTCGTGAGGCTCGTGAGAGTCTGATGCGCAGCACTGggctcagagagagagagagagagagagagactacAGAGAAGTGAGCAGAGCACGGCTGGTTTCTGGAAGAGGGCAGGGGAGGCCATGGATTTATAGTAGGCCGGCCGCAGCTGATTCGCCGCATCGGCAGCAGGGGGCGCGGATGGCAAACGATCGGCGGTGGCCGGTGGGCGAGGAGGGAGATGGAACCGGCGTGCCGGACGTGGTTTCGGTTTCGGGGGGCAAAAAGGCATTGCCGACGAGAGAGCCCAGCCCGGGGACCGACGTGTCGTGGGGGATTCCATCCCTGGGGCCATGCTTTCCAGTGGTATCCCACCAGTAGCGTGGCGGGTCGTTGGAGATGGTGGCAGCAGAGGCACCGGGCACCAGGCGTGGGTCGTCGTCGGGATCCGCGCCTCCGGTCCTCAGCCCACCATTTTTTTGCCGGTGCCTCCTGCCGTTTCGGTGTTTCGCCACCAGCTGCCGCTGAGGGAGAGAAAAAACAAAGGAATCTAGTACGTGACACAGCCAGTAGTTTTGGGCTTTTGGCCGTTGTTGGCCACTGCCTGGCGCACGCACGCTGTGGGTATGCATCTGTGTGCTACCGAACTAGTAGTagtgtaaaaaaaaaagaaaaaactgacTGTGCACGGGGCCAAGTGTCGGTGGGCTAGGTGGTACAAGAATAAtagttatatatttttttcttataaaaAATGAGTAGTAAGGATGCAATatacttaggtcttgtttacttccacccaaaattcaaatttttttaaaattctacGTCACAACGAATCTTCGGACACATatgtggagtattaaatatagacgaaaataaaaactaattgcacagtttgatcgaaatttacgagacaaatattttgagCTAGTCcgtagttagacaataattaccacagacaaacgaaagtgctacagtgtcctaaatttttttttctacttgaactaaacacggccttataaaaaaaatatgagaCAGTTTTTCATGCTAATAGTCATGCTTTCGTTGCGCCACACTGCCGTGGATAGtttgtttgtagatttttttttttctctcactgGATGACGCGTtcccaaaaagtttcaaaattcCCAGtttttgcggtacatgcatggagtattaaatttagataaaaataaaaactagttacacagtttacctataaatcgcgagatgaatcttttgatcctaattagtctataattggataatatttgtcacaaacaaacgaaagtgttacggtacccaaaatccaaaatttttgtcaactaaacaaggcccagtatTGTTTTCACGGTGCCAGAACGAACCACACTAGCTGGCACGTGGTTTTAGCTTAAGAGTTGGAAACAGAGGCAAAATCTTGTTAGGTCATGGatgctagtgctaggtttagcATCAAAAGTGAAAACAAGGAGCCATGCAAACACTGTAAGATCATCGACACACGGTGCTTGGAGTTCGGACACATTTCAACGGTCAACAAGTCAACCTGCTGTCACTGCTTGCGTGTACACAACACTAGTAGTCGTCGCTGGGTTTAAGGTGAGAGTATGCAAGCGCTTACATACATATTATCGACGATGTACGTAACTGCAGAGACCTCCAGCTCCTTTTCTTCAGTTTTGTACTTGATGGCTCATGGACTGAGTTAGTTTATCACCGAGATTTTAGTCATATTTAGGAATTTTAGTGCCTTCGACCAAATCCTACTGAAATGGGCGTGCGTTTCGTTTTGTGCTGGGATtcagaaaataataataataattattattattagaggGACTCATGGTCACGGCAGCTCATCGGTTCCTCTCACAGATAAGAGCCGACAGAGACGAATGCACATTCAGTCTGAGATGGTAATGAAAAAAAGGTGTAGGATGGACTGAAAGCACCGACCAGCGTGCGTGATCCACACGGTGTACACAACACGTGGCGTCTCATCGTAGCCGTAACGAATGCTAGCTACAGAGTAGAGATACTGCTACTGTCCAGACTAGCAGCATGCCGGTTACTGTCTGACGAGACAAGGAAATAATATACCTTGTTAAGGCCCATCCAAaaacttattttttttaaaaattctcCACCACATCGAGTCTTAtaacacatgtatgaaacattaaatatagatgaaaacaaaaaataattgtacagtttgtatataaatcacaagatgaatcttttaagtctagttactctatgtttggataatgttttttaaataaaaataaaagtgcttacAAACTACAGACAaagtacaattaattattttttatttatatttaatattccacgtATGtatcataagattcgatgtaacaaaAAATCTTGCAAAATTTTGATACTTTTTTGAACTAGTTCCAAGGCCTAAAGTTAGCCTCCCGATGCTGGATCAATTCGCCGACAATTGGATCAGATCAACTCATCGGACTGCACGTTTAATTAAgtctttgtttagttcatccaaaaactaaaagttttttaagattttttatcacatcaaatcttacggcatatgtatagggcattaaatacagataaaaacaaaaattaattacataatttgtctgtaaatcgtaagacaaatcttttaaacctagttactctataattaaataatatttgtcaaataaaaacgaatccAAAAACATTTCGGATCTAAACATTATACAGCAGACGGCAGACCCATGGCCATGGTTGCAACAGTAATGCCGTTGTGACTTGGTGACTTGTGAGCACACGTATAGTACTGTACCTTTCTACCACGTGGCAAGCATGGAAAGCacctctcaaaaaaaaattctcaagTATAGTAGTACTGTACCTTTCTTATGTACGTATATTTAAACTGCACACGTAGTACTCTATAACGTGCATGCGTACGGCTACTGTTCGCTGCAATTCGACGATTCATATGTATTATATTTATGTGCAAGTCTGTGTCATATATATTTTATGTATACGTGCATTATTGCTGGAATGAAAGACCGACCGCTGGATTGTTCAATCAAAACCGTCAGCGGCAAAGAGCAAACTGCCGCCTTTTTACTCAACTTGTAGAATATATTTTGGGACTTTGAAGTCCATCCTGTGTGTGAAACCAAAACAAACGGGGCGCACATACCTAGacattgtttacttccaaaattttttacaaaatagaaatagtagcatttttgtttgtatttgacaaatattgtccaattatggactaattagactcaaaagattcgtctcgtcaattccgacaaaacaattagtttttatttttatctatatttaatactccatgcatacgtctaaagattcgatatgatggtgaatctgaaaaattttgcaaaattttttagaaactaaacaaggccctactagCAGCAagattatggccttgtttagttccaaaacattttgcaaaataggaatagtaacactttcgtttgtatttgataaatattgtctaatcatgagctaactaggctcaaaagatccgtctcgtcaatttcgaccaaactgtgtaattagtttttattttcgtctatatctaatactccatgcatacgtctaaagatttgatgtgacagggaatctgaaaaattttgcaaaatgttttggaaactaaacaaggcctatgctcAACTTGTCAACTCCAAAACCTCGCAGTCTCGCACTACATGCATGACGATAGTAATCTTCACGGCTCCTGATGACAGGGGATATTTTTTTTTCCCACTGTCAGCTCAGTCATTTTGATCAGTTTGGTGTTGCATGGATAGTTCAGAGTCCAGATGAGGCGATGGAAAGAAGGGGTGTAGAAGTGTTTCATTACTGTGATACATGTCACTGACGATATATATAGTCGTACACAGCATGAACGCATGTTCAAAGCAGCAGAGATTACGGCACTGTGCATAAGCTACGCTAATAAGCTCGCAGCTACTACTTGCTGGTCTGCAATGCAGtcaggggcctgcttatattgcGACGACTAACATATACGTAGACTCTAGTAcgctactatatatatatatagatggaAGTACAGATGTAGCAGCGCACATCATAACAGAGTATTAATTTGCATAATTTGGAGGTTTAAGGCCTGAAGAAGGCCGGGTGGGGACGGCCGGTGGCCTGGAAGGAGGTGTTCTTGAGGCGCTCTGGTGCGTTCTCGAACGAGTGCTGCCTCGCCAGCGAAAGGATCTTCTTGTCCGCCGCGATGAAGTAGGCCATCCCGgcaactgcatgcatgcatgagtcgTCAATAGTCGTTTGAGGGCAAAACGTGTAGCATATCAGTTTTCAGTGAGTAATTATATACTGTATGTTGGAAAACATGTACTTGTTCACTGTTCAGTTGAAGAAGCAAAAGATGGAGATGCAGAGAAGTGTGTGCAGTAGTTATTAGTACCTGTGGAGATGATGAGTGCCTGGCCGGTGGGGTTGATGTTGGCCTTCGCCCATGGCAGCATCCTCACGCTCGCCAGCTAGGACAACAAACACTTATGATTACAGGGGGAAAAAAATTAGAGTTTTGAGTTGTTTGGTGATGAGAAGAGAACTCACAGTGGGAATCGCGGAGGCGACGGTTGCTACAGCTGCTGCCTTGGCTCCTGCGAGGGTCGCCTCTGCAGACAAGAGcagcatgagagagagagatcgtCAGTTACACTACAGCAATAGATCACTCTctagtgtgtgtgtgagagTGAGTGTGAGCACTGAGCAGCTGTGTGAACAGTGACACGTACCTCGGGAGCAGCGCTTGGCGAGGGCAAGCTTCTGGTCCAGGGACGCGCGGCTCACCGTCGACATGCTGATCACTTTTGTTCGTGAATTGAAGAACAAGATACTACTCGTTAGGAACAGAAAGCAGACTGGAGTACGTGTTCAGAGATGGCCGGATGGGTTGCAATGCAAGAAGAGGAAGGCGGAGGCCGTGAATTTATATGCACGGCGCGGCAGCAGGCGGGACCGGCGCCGGAGAAGGAGGGGATGGAATCGGCGGGCGGCAACGGGGGCCGGACGTGGTTTCGGGGCGAAATGAAACGAAACCCATGTGTGGCGTTGGGCGCGATCATGTGAGTGACGAGGGCTCCATCTCTTCCCTGCCTCACCTGATCACCAGATCACCTCGTGTGATTCCACGTAGCCAACAAAGTGAATAAACGTGACAAGCTGAGGGATCGAGCGTTCATGGAAAGCAGGAAAGATATACTAGTATATACTACTGTAGTAGATAAAAGGGAGATGCTTTTCTCTATCTGATGATGAAAGCAGAGCGATCATGGTTTCAGGGCCCTCAGTTTTTGGGGGCGCCCCTGTTTTCTCActgcagtagtagtagtagtgcaGTGCAGGGCAGCAGGCACCAACACAACACTCCCATTCCCATGTACGTCACGGTGTGTCTCTGTGCGCACCTTTCATGGACCCCGCTTGTCTCCTGCAGGCTCCAGAGATGGGCGATCAGTTATCTGCAGATATGTGTAGCAACacccacttaggccttgtttagttccgaaaattttttggattttagtaccgtagcattttcgtttgtttgtgctaaatattgtccaatcataaactaactaggcttaaaagatttgtctcgtaagttatagacaaactgtacaattagtttttgttttcttttatatttagtgcttcatgcatgtgccacaagatttgatatgacggggaatcttgaaaagttttaaaatttcagggtgaactaaacaagaccttactaCCACTTATCCAATGGCCACTGTGCTAAAATTACGGAACAAAACTAATATTCCAACTTTACTTTCAAATCACAGCGTAGAAACAGTCGTAGGTACAAGTATACTCGCCTCTATAAACACACACCTACACATCCTGCTATACGACCATAGTTCGTAGGAGAAAAATTCTTATAGATCTTCCCTCATAATGTAATTTTCTTCATGAAGGAGATTCTGTTCCAAGCTTCTTTCAGAAAGCAGGTCGCTGTCGCTTTTGGTCTCCTTGCTTTTTGCCCACAATACACAATAGAGACCCGCAACTATGACCACCGCACCTATAACTCTGTAAATGATCAGAAAACAGGATAAAAATTGTCAGAAGATTTGGTGAGTGAACACCaatttgttgttgctgctgctgcttcatgCCATGTATTGTTGTCATAACTCACAACTTTAATGGTGTGTGTTTCTTACCCTCCAATGTAGAGTTTGTCACCAAGGAAAATAGAAGCCATGATAGCAACCATCACAGTTTGCAACGGTTGGAAGACAGAAACGAAGTGAGGCCCTCCCTTATTTATGCACCAAATCATAATATACCAGGCAATACCAAGTACCACAATACCCTACATTCATTAGTACAAGCAAGGCATTATTGTACATTCACTCGCATACATATCTAAGCTTCTTTCCATGTTTACCTTTCTGAAATCTCATGTTGTCGATTGAGATATTGACAGCATAAATAAACAAGTATATTTTGGAAGGCAAATAAACAAGTATATTAAAGTTCATTTATGTTCTTAGTCCAATAAACATAGTAAGTCCGATTTCAGAAGCATATCCACCAAAGTTAGCATGACAAAATCTTCATAAAACCCTCTCCAGTTCATGTTTACTTCTATAAACTCAATGATTAAAATTTGTTGCCCAAAGCCCTCAAGCTAAATACCAATATAGACTTCACTTTTAAGAAGTGTCGACACAAAGCGACAAGATATGACTTTGATTTAGATAATAAGATCTTAACAAGATCTTGAATAAGATATAATTGGAAATGCACAACATAATCAACTTATTAGAAAAGATAATTACAGCATATAAGATGGTGAGAAGCTCGCCTCCAGAGTGGATCTTCCACCTTTCAATGTTGCTCTCAAAAAATGGTGCTACAACGACAAGCTGTATAAACCCCAATGCCAAAGTGATAGTGAAAGATGACAACTTAGCTGGGTATTTCTTCAAAACTGGGACCTGTTAAAAGTTAATAAGTTACAAGAGTCCTGAATACAAATTATGTACGCTAGAAACTTGTTGTTGAGAACTTAAAATCTAAACAGAATTTGGAGGAAAACTTATTGTAAGAAAACAACAAAATTTCAGGCAATGAACCCATATAACAAAGCCAGGAATCATGCTGTGGACGTAAATTTAAAATTGACACATACATTTATGTAAGTTACTAGAAACAACATTTTTTGGTCTCTATGTTATAGTGGGGAAATGGCTATAGTACATTGCTAACAGTTTTCCTTTGTGATAAGTTTTGAGTTACCCAGTCTCACTCATTAGATATCTGTATTATTTGGTAGAAATGATAATATAAAGGGCATAAAAATGCAAATGAATATGCCAATACATAGGCAAACACTAAAAGAAGTTAAGTAGAAGGCGAAATAGCAGTAACAAACCTGCAGAACCATCCATCCAGACAAACAGAGACAATTCACAAACATGATGAGACATCCTGCGATCCAGGTAAATCTTGGACTCAGGATAAGTTTAATGTCTTTCAATTTGTGGGTACCCTCTGAATGTGTTGTCGTCAATGGCATCCCTTTGTAGAGGGTTATGATGGTTGCCCCTGCTATGGTAATCACAGTGCCTGCTATTTTTGCCAGCCCATGTCTGCTTCTAATATTTACCTGTTCAATTCTGGGTGTAGGAAGACAACAAATCTCAATATTACTAACTAGAGGCCTTTGACGGAGTGTCTACGTTAATTTTCATGAGACGCTCTAGAAAAAAGATAAGCTCTAAAAATTCTCACAATAATTAGAAATATCTGCATTTTAATTTGGTAGACTCTAATTATCATCATCTCCAATAACAGCGACCATAACAAGTATGATCATTATAATATTAATTGCATAGAAAGGTACATTATATTAGAGAACATCTGAAAAAGACATAGCTAAGCT is part of the Sorghum bicolor cultivar BTx623 chromosome 10, Sorghum_bicolor_NCBIv3, whole genome shotgun sequence genome and harbors:
- the LOC110430721 gene encoding auxin-induced protein 5NG4-like, which translates into the protein MAMEEGAMAKVKLVAAVLVLEMLIAGFHVVSRAALDMGVSKMAFLVYRNGSALLVIAPVAYFLEKKDRPPLTLRLMIDFFMLAAVGVTFTQGLYILGLYYLSPTYVSVIQNSVPAITFVMAAVLRIEQVNIRSRHGLAKIAGTVITIAGATIITLYKGMPLTTTHSEGTHKLKDIKLILSPRFTWIAGCLIMFVNCLCLSGWMVLQVPVLKKYPAKLSSFTITLALGFIQLVVVAPFFESNIERWKIHSGGELLTILYAGIVVLGIAWYIMIWCINKGGPHFVSVFQPLQTVMVAIMASIFLGDKLYIGGVIGAVVIVAGLYCVLWAKSKETKSDSDLLSERSLEQNLLHEENYIMREDL
- the LOC8070712 gene encoding early nodulin-93 — translated: MSTVSRASLDQKLALAKRCSREATMAGFKAAAVATVASAVPTLASVRMLPWAKANINPTGQALIISTVAGMAYFIAADKKILSLARRHSFENAPEHLKNTSYQGTGRPHPAFFRP
- the LOC8068433 gene encoding early nodulin-93, whose translation is MSTVSRASLDQKLALAKRCSREATLAGAKAAAVATVASAIPTLASVRMLPWAKANINPTGQALIISTVAGMAYFIAADKKILSLARQHSFENAPERLKNTSFQATGRPHPAFFRP